In the genome of Eschrichtius robustus isolate mEscRob2 chromosome 12, mEscRob2.pri, whole genome shotgun sequence, one region contains:
- the LOC137774278 gene encoding HLA class II histocompatibility antigen, DO alpha chain-like, translating to MVLSGGLALGLHTLMTLLSPQEAGAIKADHMGSYGPAFYQSYDGSGQFTHDFDGEQLFSVDLKKREAVWRLPEFGNFAYFDPQSGLASITMIKAHLDVLVERSNRTRAANVPPSVTVLPKSHVELGQPNVLICVVENIFPPVINITWLRNGQTITEGVAQTSFYAQPDHLFRKFHYLPFVPSVDDFYDCKVEHWGLDEPLFKHWEPQVPTLLPATTETLVCTLGLALGLAGFLVGITLIITGTCLSSTPR from the exons ATGGTCCTCAGTGGGGGGCTGGCCCTGGGACTCCACACCTTGATGACCCTCCTGAGCCCCCAGGAAGCTGGGGCCATCAAGG CTGACCACATGGGCTCCTACGGACCGGCCTTCTACCAGTCCTATGATGGCTCGGGTCAGTTCACCCATGATTTCGATGGAGAGCAGCTGTTCTCTGTGGACCTGAAGAAGAGGGAGGCTGTGTGGCGTCTGCCTGAATTTGGCAACTTCGCGTACTTTGACCCGCAGAGTGGGCTGGCCAGTATCACGATGATCAAAGCGCATCTGGACGTCTTGGTGGAGCGCTCGAACCGTACCAGAGCCGCCAACG TGCCCCCAAGTGTGACTGTGCTGCCCAAGTCTCACGTGGAGCTGGGCCAGCCCAACGTCCTCATCTGCGTCGTGGAGAACATCTTCCCCCCTGTCATCAATATCACCTGGCTGCGCAACGGTCAGACCATCACCGAGGGGGTGGCCCAGACCAGCTTCTATGCCCAGCCCGACCATCTGTTCCGGAAGTTCCACTACTTGCCCTTTGTGCCCTCGGTGGACGACTTCTACGACTGCAAGGTGGAGCACTGGGGACTGGACGAGCCTCTCTTTAAGCACTGGG agccccaggtgcctaccctgctgcctgccaCCACAGAGACCCTGGTCTGCACCCTCGGCCTGGCCCTCGGCCTGGCCGGCTTCCTCGTGGGCATCACCCTCATCATCACAGGCACATGCCTGTCCAGCACCCCCAG GTAA